The Nyctibius grandis isolate bNycGra1 chromosome 23, bNycGra1.pri, whole genome shotgun sequence genome contains a region encoding:
- the UPK1B gene encoding uroplakin-1b, translated as MAKSNGGIRILQGLLVFGNVVIGMCGIALTAECIFFVSDPHRLYPLLEATENDDIYAAAWIGIFVGFALFALSILGIVGVIKSNRTLLLVYIILMLITYAFEMASCITAATHRDFLTPNLFLKQMLERYQKSETVNNNDKQMTERVTETWDKLMLQNQCCGVRGPSDWQEYTSAFRATHSDADFPWPHNCCVMNAQGSPLNLDGCKLGVPGYYNSNGCYDAISGPMNTHAWGVAWFGFAILCWTFCVLLGTMFYWSRFEY; from the exons atggCAAAAAGTAATGGTGGCATACGCATCTTGCAGGGTCTATTAGTCTTTGGGAATGTGGTCATTGGG ATGTGTGGCATTGCCCTGACAGCAGAGTGCATCTTCTTTGTGTCCGATCCCCATCGTCTCTACCCTCTGCTGGAAGCCACAGAAAACGATGACATCTATGCTGCCGCTTGGATTGGCATCTTCGTTGGCTTCGCACTCTTTGCTCTGTCTATCCTTGGCATCGTTGGAGTCATTAAGTCCAACAGGACCTTGCTGCTGGTG TATATTATTCTGATGCTGATCACTTACGCATTTGAAATGGCGTCTTGCATCACAGCAGCAACTCACCGAGACTTC ctcaCTCCAAATCTCTTCCTGAAGCAAATGCTGGAGCGGTATCAGAAGTCAGAGACAGTAAATAACAATGACAAACAGATGACTGAAAGGGTCACAGAGACATGGGATAAACTCATGCTTCAG AACCAGTGCTGTGGGGTGCGGGGCCCCTCCGACTGGCAGGAGTACACGTCTGCCTTCCGCGCCACGCACAGCGACGCCGACTTCCCTTGGCCGCACAATTGCTGTGTCATGAATGCCCAAGGGTCTCCTCTCAACCTCGATGGCTGCAAGCTTGGAGTCCCCGGCTACTATAACAGCAAC GGTTGTTATGACGCTATTTCTGGGCCAATGAACACACATGCCTGGGGTGTTGCCTGGTTTGGTTTTGCCATCCTCTGCTGGACT TTCTGCGTCCTCCTTGGTACCATGTTCTACTGGAGCAGATTTGAATACTGA